In a genomic window of Trachemys scripta elegans isolate TJP31775 chromosome 12, CAS_Tse_1.0, whole genome shotgun sequence:
- the LOC117885905 gene encoding interleukin-17D-like has translation MHLKVEAAAQILLGFAFCQTFGAHIPCREPSDAELESMLSHHLAPGVSLLAPMEDVLPDQDLKSCPVNVSQTSSRLQDRSASPWSYRVNEDPRRYPRRVLEAYCLCEGCLVDRQEDRSVQSEPFYQEVPVLQKSGRCEAGQYVYQPSHLQVAQFCICTFP, from the exons ATGCATCTAAAG GTGGAAGCGGCTGCCCAAATTCTGCTGGGTTTCGCCTTTTGTCAGACGTTCGGTGCCCACATTCCCTGCCGGGAGCCCTCCGATGCAGAGCTGGAATCCATGCTCAGCCACCATCTTGCTCCTGGAGTTAGCTTATTGGCTCCAATGGAGGATGTTTTACCTGACCAGGACCTGAAGTCATGCCCTGTGAACGTCAGCCAGACCTCGTCCCGCCTCCAGGACAGGAGCGCCTCCCCGTGGTCATACAG GGTCAACGAAGACCCGCGCCGGTATCCCCGGAGGGTGCTGGAAGCCTACTGCCTGTGTGAGGGCTGCCTGGTAGACAGGCAGGAGGACAGGTCTGTGCAGAGCGAGCCCTTTTACCAGGAGGTGCCCGTACTGCAGAAATCCGGCCGGTGTGAGGCAGGCCAGTACGTTTACCAGCCCAGCCACCTGCAAGTCGCTCAGTTTTGCATTTGCACTTTCCCTTGA